The Dokdonia sp. 4H-3-7-5 genomic interval CATAGAAGCAAACCATCCAGACACTGCGGTGACTACAGGATTTAATGCATTTTTAAGTGCGTGATTTTTTATAATCTGGTAAGTGGTGAGCCCCTTAGCTTTTGCAGTTCTTATATATTCTTGATTATAAACCTCTAGGAGCGAATTACGCATTAATTGAATCACAACGGCAAGCGGACGTATACCTAAAACTAGTGCTGGTAAAATCAAATTTTTCCACTGGATGTGCACATGCTCACCAAAATCATCCATCTCATACAAGCTACCTGTCATATTGAGATTGGTGTATTTATGAAGGACATAACCAAAGAGCCAAGCAAAAAGAATAGCACTAAAAAAACTAGGAACACTCATTCCTAGTGTACTTACAATCTGTATTGTTTTGTCAACCCAAGTGTCCCGCATTTGAGCAGAAATAATACCTAAAAAAACGCCAATACATATGGCAATAACAATAGCGCTTACAGCAAGAACAATCGTGTTGGGTAACGTTTCGGCAATTACTTGTGTGACAGGTTTACCTGTCTTTTGAAAACTCTCTCTTAGGTATGGGTATTTTATAGCTAGTGTCGTATTTTCTATACCTAATAATGGAGTTGCGCTGTACTTACCAGAAGCAAGAGAGGTATAGTTTTGCTCATCATTAGCGTGCAGAGAGAGCAAAGAAAGGTCGTTTAAGTAGTACGCGTACTGCGTACTTATGGGTTTGTCAAATCCATATTTTGCACGCACTTTTGCTAGCTGTTCTGGATCTTCATTTTGATCTAGCATCATACGAGCAGGATCTCCAGGCAATACCGTAAATAAGAAAAAAATAACAGTTACTACTCCCCACAATGTGAGCAGCGCATAACCTAATTTATATAATAGGTATTTAATCAATTTGATGCAGCATTACCTTTGAGCATTTGCTGTTTTGCAGCAAGCGCTTCGTCCAGAGTTATTTCTTTGTATTCAAAGTCTTGCCCAAAGAGATCTTTTCCATATTGCTCAATAGTTTGAGGAAACCCAGCTGCAGCACGTCTTTCATTTACATCTTGTGGATTTGCTATAGGCCATATAAAATCGGCCATGTTTGGATATGTTGCTCCTTGGGTACCGTAAATTTGAGGTTTACCATTACTCATAAGTAAGCGGTCTTCCATCATAGCAACAAGTCTGTATGGTAATTCTCCATCTTTTCCAGCTTTTTTGATGGTATCTATGTAGGTTGGGATTTTATCGGGATTATGCTGGATTACATACCAAGCAGCAGTATTTG includes:
- a CDS encoding ABC transporter permease, encoding MIKYLLYKLGYALLTLWGVVTVIFFLFTVLPGDPARMMLDQNEDPEQLAKVRAKYGFDKPISTQYAYYLNDLSLLSLHANDEQNYTSLASGKYSATPLLGIENTTLAIKYPYLRESFQKTGKPVTQVIAETLPNTIVLAVSAIVIAICIGVFLGIISAQMRDTWVDKTIQIVSTLGMSVPSFFSAILFAWLFGYVLHKYTNLNMTGSLYEMDDFGEHVHIQWKNLILPALVLGIRPLAVVIQLMRNSLLEVYNQEYIRTAKAKGLTTYQIIKNHALKNALNPVVTAVSGWFASMLAGAVFVEYIFGWNGLGKEIVDALNTLDLPIIMGAVLIIATLFVIINILVDFIYGWLDPKIRLR